In Glycine max cultivar Williams 82 chromosome 10, Glycine_max_v4.0, whole genome shotgun sequence, the DNA window AAAAACCTGTACAACCCCTTTAGTTAGTGGTAAAAGGGTGAGTTGAAGCTATGAAATGCACATACTTGCCTACTCAATCCACAGCCGCCAGTATGTTATTCCTACCCCGAGTTCTAGAAAAGCCTGAAATAAAGTCCATAGAAATGTCACTCCAGATTTGGGTAGGGGTTGAGAGAGGCTGCAAAAGGCTAGCTGATGCCAACGTCTGGTATTTATTTCTTTGGCACACATGATAGTTTGTTATAAACCTCTTAATGTCTTGCATCATACCCCTCCAGTGAAAAACTGTTGCAACTATTTCGAATGTGCGAAACATCCCCACATGACTTCCCATGGCATGGCAGTAGTGTGGAATTCTTGCTGGTATCCTAGAAGAATTTCTAGGGCTTGTTATGATAGAATAGTTTTCTTCGTTCCTTAATCCGATACCCTTAATATAATGACTTTTAAGATAGGTATTATGATTGGATAATAGTGTAAAAACTACTTATATGTCAGTGAATATTCCATTTACtctataaatttattgtttagtCAAAAGAAGACGGTGAAGCAGAAAAATTGGAGCCAATCacgagactttttttttttgtaagaacaCGAGAGCTTGTACGTGATTAACGGATGGTAACAGTTTCTTTGGAGGTATtacatattttatgatttagagTTTTTTTAGGGAAAGATTTTTCTAGAAagcttttttcaaaatttatggaGATGttacttgttattttttaaaagtgatgaatattttttttgttgagagAATTTTAGATAGAAAATACTTTACAAAGaatttgagaaatttttttttcttttcaaaattataagaaatgctgacaattttttaaaaaaataatggtaaCATGCTAATTGTAAATTTATAgatcttttcttttataactTAGTGACATCTAAAATGGGTAACATTTTATCCTTCAtctcttctgcacccttttgtcaggTCCCAAAGCATTATATGTACAACGATATGGTTAATTTAAACTCGCTTTCATTGCAATAACAGCTTTCCAAACTACTCAGTACGTTCTATTGGCTGTCTCAACTCTCAACCATGCTTGACAGACCCATATACCACAAACAGATCATTTGTCTTCATTTTGGACATTACCATTCTATAGTGCTATAGTTAACACTAGGAAGAATGGTCAAATTAAAGGCTACCTCATCATAAATATTAAGAGGCTCTAGCAGTAACATACTGTCAAAATTAAGAAGACGGGTAGGTGCCCAGTACAGAAATGTAAGGTATGAAGCTACAAAAGAAATCTCCAAAATCTCGTACATCAACCAGTACTAACATCAAAATCAAATGCACTAAGAGATTATTCAATTTTCGAGGAAAGACTCTTTCTTCCTCGTGTAAGAAATGAAGTTACTCGGTCCAATTATATAAAAGTTCTCAATGCTTCAGCTTCACATCCATTTCCACAGGAAAGACTTTGTATCGATGGTTGAAGATCATGAAGTCCACGTTggaaggtaaagaaacaattctGCATCCAAGGAAACAAACCAGGTGATTGGGGATCCAACTAATTCCATAACAAGTCATATCGTTAGTAGAATCAGCCTAAGTTACTACATTACGAAGTTTCTATACCTCAAGTATGAACCGAGtgcaaccaaaaaaatcaattacaaaGTTTTGGAAAGAGAAAATTACTTTGACAAtgaacaaatatattaataacattttaacACTTCTTGTACACTACTCTTAACATCCTTTCCaatgcaatgttttatcatcaAATGCCACTTACGCCACTCCTTTTTTTATCTCATACGGACGGTAACAACAAATGATCCAATATTAACAAAATAGGTGTAAAATGGTGTCCAAGAAATGGTGGTAAAGTATTACTAGGTATTATATTAGGCAGCAtgcttttatacaataacattaatatattattaatcatgCCATATTTTAATGGAGGCAACTGACACTTGTATGACTGACTAAGCAGAAAACAGGTGCATGTTTTCTAAATTGTTATATAATGAAATAAGTCATAttatatcaacaaaataaatcatataagtATGTGGATGGTGATATCAATGGTTAAATCATTGAGCTTGAGCTTTCTGGTAATAATAATGTCGTGCTGAGGAACAgtcaaattttcctttttttttattttttttatagacaacGGTATATTGAGCATATTTGTCAAATCCAGATACCTAGCATCTAATCTGCAGGATTATGAATGAAGAATCAAACATAAGTAGCTTAATGGTCCTATGGCAAATTAATGGATCCTTGCTTATTATATTGAAGGGGGAATCAATTCCCCTTGTTTGGATGTTGAAGTTAGCAAAGGAGGGAAAATGAGAAACCAAAAACAAAGCACATTTTGGTTGaaggaaaacaattaaaatCCCTTCTCCACAGCTGATATCAAGATATTGGTTACAGGTAGGAGACTGTAcaagaataaagaagaaaactctaagaaaagaaaaagaaatgtacAGACACATTGCAAGTGGGAAACACTTCCCACTCCCTTCCCCACAATAAAAATCTTTGCTACTTGAATAAATGATAGAAAGTCTAGTTTCCAGGTCAAATTTGAGTACAAACACAGGCATTTCCCCTAACAAGGAGTTCCTCCTTCTAAACAAAAGGAATTACATTTGAAACCTTAATTGCCACATAAAAGTCTGTAACACAACCTATATGGCCACTATAACTGACATGCCACAACCTGTAACTGCATAAtccaaaattaatataaaaacaactGCCTAACAAAGAATTATAACTTCCTAATTCTGAACTCGGCCaatcaaaattgaattaattaatccTTGTGTCAATAAATTATTCCTCTAGTTTGAGAGGAAAGAGggaaaattaaataagtataaaaatgaaagaaaaccaTAAAGTAATCACATGTACTGAACATGagattttacattatcatttaacCCAAACAGAATGATATTTACTACTTTACTCTTGCCTAGAAGTATTTGTTTATCTTCTTATCTGTTTCCAAACTCCTAACAAGCAAGGTGGTTATAAAgacaattttgaatatttacctagtgggataaggctttgttgttgttgttgttgttgttgtctgcTTTTACCTTCCCACCAAGAATGGTTAGGTGAAACTAAATTTTTTGCCAAACCTATTAACTTTCACACCAACTCTATTTCCACTTCAATGTAGTTTCACTCCTTACTATCAAGTATGAGTTAAATACCTCAGTGGGGTTTGAATCAGTTAGTAACTGATATGATTAGGCAGCTGTAGTTAGTTGGTCTGACAGCTGGATTATCAATTAGTGAGTTAGAGATTTATTTGTGAGGAGAGAATGTATAACTAGGTGAAGAAGGGGTTTTTGGTTTCAGAGTCGATTTGGGAGGAAGAGCCCAGGTATCTCTTAGAGGAGTCTGTAACCACATTTCCTCATCTCTGTCCTTGTATTGCTTCAATTCAGGTCAAGAGACAGAAGTTTCAGTCAATACAATTCCCATTTCTTACATTCTAGTCCAATATGATCAGTATGCTCACTAAATGAAGGACCAATAAATACAACAGAACTGGTTGAAGGCAGACCAAGCTTTAAaggaaaagacaaaaatatagtAAGAGCAACTAATGAAAGGCAtcctataatatattttgagcACTATCGCAGAAGTAACTCTTCTGAGTTCTGAGTCCCACAATGAACTTTTCATTCTAAGCTCACATTTCACCACTCATCCAAATAATAAATCCACCACCTCAAACATAAAGTTTCTCTTCCAATATTAATTTCCTAAAATCAAATCTCCTCAAAAGTCATTCTCCACCCAATATCCAAACAAGACTATAACAAACACATCTAGTTTATGACTATGTCCAGTATATACAAGAAGACCAACTCAATGTGAGGCAACTAAACCACAACCTTTCTTGGAACAAGAAGCTATTTGAGAATTAGTTTGCCAAGTTCGCAACATTAACCTCCCTTTCTAACTATCTTGATTTCCAAACCTTCTCTATTTCCATTGTTTTACTATTTCAGGCTTTCAGTCCTCTCACCCAAGCAACATAACCTGATCATGGTACACCAAACATAAAACAGGCAACATAATCACATAGCAAAAACTAATATTGCACCTAAATCACTATGTTCATTCCCAAAGTCAAAGGAAGCATATCATCTTTCATTGGATCTTTGCTGGTcctaaaaaatttagaataatCACTTGCTAATAGCACTTACAGTAACATTAGCACAATCAAATCAACCACAAGCTCAAATTCACATTCACTAGAATCAAAccttcaaaaagaaaaacaaggaaTAATTAGTAATTACCTGTTCTCTTCAGAGTGAGGGTGGATTGACAAAAACTTTCCTGGCACGGTTAGTGCAGCCCACATGCAAAAAACTAACCCTAGAGTCACCTCAATCACCACCTGCAATTCCAAAAATCTAAGATTAACAAAATTCCaataaatacacaaataaaattCACCTACACAAAATCAACACTCACATTCAAAGGAGGCCCTGAAAACTCTTCCTCCGTAATCTTCAACAAACCCTTGTctgaaaccaaaccaaacccagAATTCAGATCCGCTTGCATCAAACCCTTGAAGCTTTTTCACTAAACAAAGttcaaatacataaaaaaaaaaaaatagagagggGTGCGTACATTGGATGGTAGAATATGCGGCGTGAAATAGAATCAGAAGCCCGAGGAATCCGACAACAAAACCTAAACCCATTGTTATTTGTGTGCGATCTACGTTGGTGATTGATGGTTGACGGAGACCAGACAACTACAGAAAGATCGGAAATTGCGAGGAGGATGAGTGAATTATGGACGCAAATTAacaattgcaattttttttagccTTTTACTCTTAAAATCTTCTTTGTCCAGTTAACTGAACTAACTATTGTAAAGTAGATTAATAGACTTAAatcaataaactttttttatttaagaacaATCACAACAAATTGCTGCAgtttaaaaacatcaatttaaactagtattttgttttagtaTAAAATTCACCAaagcaaattttgaaaaatattttttattttaaataagagttttttttaagaaataaataagagtGTGTTTAGATAGGATAATTTAAATaggtaatgtattttcttttaaagggaattaaatttttttatattaaaagtaaCTGGTTGGATATTTTACTAGAAGGAATTcacaattttagaattttaaaagggattttagttagttgaaagaataaaatttcaaattttatctttaaaggagtgaatttgaaaatttggtaacaattctctcttctctctagTTCGCCACGTTCGTCACGGAGTGCGCCTTTGAGGTTCTGGAAGATTTTTTGGAGTCTGTCAGATCCAAGGTGGCATGCTCGGGCGACGCGTGTGCGAGTCGTGGTCGTGCGTGGAGACACGTTGGTCGCCGATCTCCCCCAAGTGAACACTCGGATGGCGCTGCCGCTTCGAAGCTAGCGCCAGAGGATCGGCGACCTCGGCACTTGGCTGTGACGTTGTTGCCGGAGCTGCAATTTCCTTCGCGGCATCCGGTGCGGAGGGGATTGGAGGTTTCGGCGGCGCTGGATTGTTTTCGGGCTCTTCCACCATTGTGTTTACAGTGGTTGTGGTGGTGTGCGCGGGATAAGGGAGATGGAGAGTTTTCTGGTGCGGTAGGGTGCAATTTGAAGCTTACTCTGAATTTAAAGTTTTTCCTGAAGAGGGAGAAGTTGAACTTAGGGGAGTTAGGAGAATTTGggtttggttttggtttgaaATCTGGGGCTTTAGTGGTAATTCGATAGTTGAAGAAAGAGGTTATATCTAAacataaaatcttaaaaataaagaaatttaaattgaagtatttgaaattctcagAACTTAAAATTCtaaatctttaaattttaaattgccTCATCCAAACATACTCCAAGAGAGTTGTATACTTATATGTTGAGTCTTTTATCAAAACATACCATCatgttttataaaactaaaaatgtttGTTTAGTGATATAAAGTTTGAGTTTTCCAGCATGGTTTGGAGGTCCTTTAAAATGGGGTACACAATGATTTACAAACTctgttttgtaaaaataaagatatgaatgtttttacaaattttattttttgggagttaaaattctttttgcaacgataaaataaataagcacTTTGTAGTCTTATCTTTATAAGTCATTCATAAAtggaagataaaatataattttttatataattaagatttataataaatgaataattttgaacatatcaatatattataattaataaataagtatttatttaaatatataaaatatatttaagatttataatgaataattttaattatgatataaattacttctatttgttactaatttatttttaaaaaagaacataaaatttaatttaaaaaaatagtgtaaattaaaaaataatagatacttaacaaaattaaatatacaaataaagatgtcttaaaaaaataaccatacAAAAAATACGTTGATTCTCATTCTtatcctaaataaaaaaaaaacctcataTATCTTGATAAGCAATTAAGTTTTTGGTcattttgtttaaacttaacaaaaataaattgtggaaaaaatattttttaaaataagtatttttctaAGAATTTACTtcctaaataaacaaaaaattattttttaaagtcaaaatagtttaaacaaatacacataaaaaaaaacttgttttttaaaaaaatagataagtttaaataaatgaatccTTTGTCTCAAAATACTTTCCAATTCCAAAATTCAAAAGGTTAATTTAATTGTGAAAATATTGTTTTGAGAAATAGGAAAAAATCTTGATAGGGCTATTATTTCTCATTCATTCTCTTTCAAGTCTCTCCAATTCCATGGCAAACCAACCCAGTCCTCTAATGTTAAagcttttactcttttttaaaagagaaaacaagTTATAATGagttttttagttttgaaataattatcttaaagtaattcaaacgGTAATTTCTGATTGGATGAcgatataaaattgttttacattattaaaatctttttaaaatctcaatacaattcaatcaattttctattttcattggaTCTAAATGATtgcattttttactttttgagtAAGGGAACCAAGAGGGACTTCAATACGATAATCCTGAAGGGCAAGAAGACATCAAACTGACTTGTCATTGATGAGGttgtaaatgataaaaatttcaTCCTCCCCTCCATCCTGACACCATGGATAAGCTCCAGCTCTTTTGCAGTGACACTATTTTGCTCAAGCTAAAACAAATAGACCCActatgcaaaaaaaataaaatagagtttgagTTTAGGTGTTTGATAACCGTTTGTGTTGCTTTTTTGGTCCTTTAGGAAAGTAAAGGAAAGATACAATTTGTATTGCACTTCCagatgagaatggaggagaCCAAGATAGGGATGAACAAGGTTGTTAGGAACAACCTTAGCGTATTACTCACAAAAATTGATATTGATGTAGATGAATGTGGGTATGAACACCTCAAAACTCATCTTGGTCCAAACATGCAGTTATAAATATACGTGTATGTGCGTGCATATATGTGCATGTACTCGTATTATTgtacttaaataaatatatatgtaaatacacatgtatttataCGTAGGTGACATGACCATTGACCAATTTCTTACCAACAAATGAACCCCAGCCACAAGATTCATCTAGAAAAGCAGTTGTGGACAAGTTTATGGTAAGAATCTCTAATCTCTTATGAGAAATGCTGAACGGGCAAATTTTGTGGGTCGAACAATTCACCGATCcacttaaaaagaaatatttgataactatttaattttaacatgtTAGTTAATTTCAATCTTTTAactttgttctcttttccaaaCTTCCACACTTCGTTCTCCCACAAGACTTCAAACAATTTGGCATGCACGTTGTAGAGACAAgcaaggatgaagaggaaaagGAATTTGAGTGGGTGTTGAGAGAAGACTAGAACAAGAAGAATGTGCCATTAACAGTAGAGAACGAGAGTGATGTTGGGGATGCGCAAAGTGTCATTTGTGGGAGTGGTTCATGGTTGAAGATTCATCTCATGTCCCCTTCATTTCACTACTTCATTTTCTCAATAGAAATaccttttaaaacatttttcaaaaatctgaaaaaaaaattggaggatGTATGAATCATGGGTCTTGGTATAATAAAATTGTTCTTGATAAAACCTTGTAACCTGCAATAACAATTGTGTTGGAAGTAgactcatttaaattattttcctgATTGCAAGAACACTGCACGCGAAAGGTGGTTGAGTTTGATTTGAAGAATCACCGTAGATGTgataattctttattttattttttttaccctaCAGCCATAAGTTTTAGTTTTACTAAGttcataaatatgaaaatagaaataaaagattGTTTCCAAGTCCTATTTAGTACAAGTAGCCTTTGGGAACACCAATAACTTTATTTGTTGGTTATTTGAAAGAGTTGTTTCTGGTTGATCAAAATGATCTCTCGTGTTTAGCTATGTAATtgtaacttatttgttttaaagAGGTCACATGGTTCAAAGTATTAAGAATCATGCTTCACTTTCATCTCTTTCTCAACCTTAGACTCTTTCAACGTGTTTAAGTTTGTTCACAAAATCATAATCACAAAtagaagttttgtctttttatttatGCATTAGTGCAATTTTGAGGGATAAGTttgtaaaagagaaaaaatttaaaaaattgtaattaattaatattttaaaattaaataatagccaaatgtttatttttaagtgAAGCGGTGAATTGTTCGATCTACATGTAACAAGTTCtagtatttttctattatataaCTAGTTTATTTAAACATTTAAGGGTACTATACAACAACGCTATATTGAATATAatgctaacaaaaaataaaataaaaaatatttttcatctaaaatatgttaaacaaaatctaataagaaaatatattttttaaaaataatataacataatgataattatataagtttaattaatagattttatatcataataatatatattaaaggctaaattattttattggtctcttatctttattttaaattgtaatgtgtttctttaatttttaaaaggtgaaaaatgttcccttaaattttattataacatgGCGAGCCaacttctaaattttatttaataataatttatatctttttaaaaattgaaaaaaaagtctCAAGTCCTCTCTCTCCTCCacaacagcaagccccaagaCACTACCTCCTCCATGAAACACTTCTACCTTCATTAACAATTTTAGATCTGCAGCCACCGTGATCATGCAAAGCTCGACCACAACCCGCTGCCCAA includes these proteins:
- the LOC100804998 gene encoding membrane magnesium transporter, translated to MGLGFVVGFLGLLILFHAAYSTIQYKGLLKITEEEFSGPPLNVVIEVTLGLVFCMWAALTVPGKFLSIHPHSEENRIVSLPSNVDFMIFNHRYKVFPVEMDVKLKH